In Chrysemys picta bellii isolate R12L10 chromosome 3, ASM1138683v2, whole genome shotgun sequence, a single genomic region encodes these proteins:
- the RPF2 gene encoding ribosome production factor 2 homolog: MEALDRVVKPKTKRAKRFLEKREPKLTENTKNAILIKGGNANLTVTETLKDIYALKKPFAVLYKKKNITRPFEDQTSLEFFSKKSDCSLFLFGSHNKKRPNNLIIGRMFDYHVLDMIELGIEKFVSLKDIKNSKCPEGTKPMLIFAGDTFDLNEEYRRLKSLLIDFFRGPTVPTIRLAGLEYVLHFTAMDGKIYMRSYKVLLKKSGCKIPRIELEEMGPSLDLVMRRTHLASEDLYKLSLKQPKALKPKKKKNISHDVFGTSYGRIHMQKQDLSKLQTRKMKGLKKRPAAKMTEEDEGISPKKLKSV, translated from the exons ATGGAGGCGCTGGACCGGGTGGT AAAGCCTAAAACAAAGAGGGCCAAAAGGTTTCTTGAGAAGAGAGAACCCAAGCTCACTGAAAATACAAAAAATGCCATCCTCATAAAAGGTGGAAATGCAAACTTAACAGTGACTGAAACACTTAAAGATATT TATGCTCTGAAAAAGCCCTTTGCTGTACTGTACAAAAA aaaaaatattACCAGACCTTTTGAGGATCAAACATCATTG GAGTTTTTTTCTAAGAAGTCGGACTGTTCTTTGTTTCTGTTTGGTTCACATAATAAGAAGCGGCCTAACAATCTAATAATag gTCGTATGTTTGATTATCATGTCCTGGATATGATTGAGCTAGGCATTGAGAAATTTGTGTCACTAAAAGATATTAAG AACAGCAAGTGTCCGGAAGGAACAAAGCCCATGTTGATATTTGCTGGTGACACATTTGATTTAAATGAAGAATACAGAAGATTGAAAAGTCTTCTCATTG ATTTCTTTCGAGGTCCTACTGTGCCCACTATTCGCCTGGCAGGGTTAGAGTATGTTCTGCATTTCACAGCTATGGATGGCAAAATTTATATGCGAAGCTACAA aGTGTTGCTGAAGAAGTCGGGATGTAAAATACCGAGGATTGAACTGGAAGAGATGGGACCTTCATTAGATCTGGTGATGAGGAGAACACATTTGGCTTCAGAAGACCTCTATAAATTATCTCTTAAACAACCTAAAGCCCTCAAG ccgaagaagaagaagaatatcTCTCACGATGTCTTTGGTACGTCATATGGTCGGATCCACATGCAGAAACAGGATCTCAGTAAATTACAGACAAGGAAGATGAAAGGGTTAAAGAAGAGACCTGCAGCAAAGATGACTGAAGAAGATGAAGGGATTAGTCCAAAGAAATTAAAATCAGTCTGA